The following DNA comes from Flammeovirgaceae bacterium.
GTAAATAGATTAATTATGAATAATTATAAGGATTTAAAACTTTGGCAGAAGTCAGTTGACTTGGCCGTGGGGATTTATAAAGTTACAAACTCATTTCCAAAGGAAGAGATGTATGGCTTGACTTCTCAGATTAAGCGGAGCGCAGTGTCAATTCCGTCAAACATTGCTGAGGGTGCAGGGAGAAATACAAAAAAGGATTTTAATAATTTTCTTGGCATTTCTACGGGTTCATCTTGTGAGTTAGATACTCAATTAATAATTGCAAGTAGAATTGGATTCATGAAAGAATCTTCGTTGCAAGCTTTACAGAAACAAATAGATGAAATTCAAAAAATGAACTGGGCACTCAAACACTCACTTAATCTGACTAAGGACTAATTACTCAATACTAAAAGACTAACAACTAATCACTAAGGACTCAATACTACTTACTAAAGACTAAAACCATGGACGCATATATAGTAGCAGGATACAGAACAGCAGTAGGAAAAGCCCACAGAGGAGGCTTCCGTTTTACACGACCTGATGATTTGGCTGCCGATGTGATTAAACATTTGGTGAAATCCGTTCCGGGATTGGAAAACAAAATGGTGGATGATCTTTTTGTGGGTAACGCTGTGCCGGAAGCAGAGCAAGGCATGCAAATGGGTCGAATGGTCTCATTGCTTGCACTGGGCA
Coding sequences within:
- a CDS encoding four helix bundle protein, with protein sequence MNNYKDLKLWQKSVDLAVGIYKVTNSFPKEEMYGLTSQIKRSAVSIPSNIAEGAGRNTKKDFNNFLGISTGSSCELDTQLIIASRIGFMKESSLQALQKQIDEIQKMNWALKHSLNLTKD